The proteins below come from a single Arthrobacter sp. zg-Y1171 genomic window:
- a CDS encoding carbohydrate ABC transporter permease: MTTLLPPRPPAAPDNPSKGRPVRAGRARLNRPGVAWTLPATVFFLLFAVVPLIAVVVLSFMTWTGLGEPKFVGTENWETLAGDSVMLKSLWLSVLFIVLGVATQTPVSILLGVWAAGPQRNRAVLSAIFFLPLLLSSAAISVLWRALLDPNFGVPAQLKWLFGDGNLFGNQSTAIGVIIFVGMWQFTPFHTLIYQGAAKSVPPVLYQAAEIDGAGRARQFFSITLPQLRNSIITSVILMVVGGLTTFETVLILTNGGPGTDTTITAFYMYEEAFRRYNFGMGSAIALVLVVVATAISLIMVKASGYDKMRSTMEGV, translated from the coding sequence ATGACCACTCTGCTTCCACCCCGGCCGCCGGCCGCACCGGACAACCCCTCCAAGGGACGTCCGGTGCGTGCCGGCCGGGCCCGGCTGAACCGTCCGGGCGTCGCCTGGACCCTGCCCGCCACCGTCTTTTTCCTGCTTTTCGCCGTGGTCCCGTTGATCGCCGTCGTCGTCCTGTCCTTTATGACCTGGACGGGCTTGGGCGAACCGAAGTTTGTCGGCACGGAGAACTGGGAAACGCTCGCCGGCGATTCGGTAATGCTCAAGAGCCTGTGGCTCAGCGTGCTGTTCATTGTGCTGGGTGTTGCCACCCAGACTCCCGTGAGCATCCTGCTCGGTGTCTGGGCAGCAGGACCGCAGCGGAACCGCGCCGTGCTCAGCGCCATCTTCTTCCTCCCCCTGCTGCTCTCCTCCGCCGCCATCTCGGTGCTGTGGCGCGCATTGCTGGATCCGAACTTCGGGGTTCCGGCGCAGCTCAAGTGGCTGTTCGGGGACGGCAACCTGTTCGGCAACCAGTCCACCGCCATCGGCGTGATCATCTTCGTGGGTATGTGGCAGTTCACCCCCTTCCACACGCTGATCTACCAGGGCGCCGCCAAGTCCGTTCCGCCGGTGCTATACCAGGCCGCGGAAATCGACGGCGCCGGACGGGCACGCCAGTTCTTTTCCATCACCCTGCCGCAGCTGCGCAACAGCATCATTACCTCGGTGATCCTGATGGTGGTGGGCGGGCTGACCACCTTCGAGACGGTGCTGATCCTGACCAACGGCGGACCCGGGACGGACACCACCATCACCGCGTTCTACATGTACGAGGAAGCCTTCCGCCGCTACAACTTCGGCATGGGCTCCGCCATCGCACTGGTCCTCGTGGTGGTGGCCACCGCCATCTCACTGATCATGGTGAAGGCCTCCGGCTACGACAAAATGCGCAGCACCATGGAGGGAGTCTGA
- a CDS encoding ABC transporter substrate-binding protein — protein sequence MNKPSSRTPVLAAAGILALSLTLAGCGGGDSAASDRPENEIHVLVYGDASNDVESAMVERFNETSDVKVVLDTIPGAEYQQKLQTVMSTDAAPDIFFNWGGGSISDFVDADLLMPLDDFIEEDPQLKDAFLPSVFDVATVDDTPYGVPMRGTQPVMLFHNKEVLASAGIEEAPQTWDELLDAVEKLKAAGKTPIALGGGDEWPTQMWFSYVYDRVAGPELFQSAIDGDTDVWDSEESRESLGMLRELVDTGAFGTNFQSVKFTDGGSHTLLSSGQAGFELMGSWEYSTIQDVNPEFAASGLGWSEFPEIEGGKGDPANLVGNTNNYYSVLADTRYPEAARDFLKLMYSDEFVQEQMAIGNLPTTTSTEGFLDQATNPDYARFQFGLVEDAPNFQLSWDQAYPPAATPTIHSAVADFFAGSIDEDGFIEAMQSLKK from the coding sequence GCTGCCTCGGACCGTCCCGAAAACGAGATCCATGTCCTCGTTTACGGAGACGCGAGCAACGACGTCGAATCCGCCATGGTCGAACGCTTCAATGAGACCTCCGACGTCAAGGTGGTGCTGGATACCATCCCCGGCGCCGAATACCAGCAGAAGCTGCAGACGGTCATGAGCACCGACGCTGCACCGGACATCTTCTTCAACTGGGGCGGAGGCAGCATCTCCGACTTCGTCGATGCAGATCTGCTGATGCCGCTGGATGACTTCATCGAGGAGGATCCGCAGCTGAAGGACGCCTTCCTTCCCTCGGTGTTCGACGTCGCCACGGTGGATGACACCCCGTACGGAGTGCCGATGCGCGGCACCCAGCCCGTGATGCTCTTCCACAACAAGGAAGTGCTCGCCTCGGCAGGCATCGAGGAAGCACCGCAGACCTGGGACGAACTGCTCGACGCCGTCGAGAAGCTCAAGGCTGCAGGCAAGACCCCGATCGCCCTCGGCGGCGGCGACGAATGGCCCACCCAGATGTGGTTCTCCTACGTCTATGACCGCGTAGCCGGACCGGAACTCTTCCAGTCCGCTATCGACGGCGACACCGACGTCTGGGATTCCGAAGAAAGCCGGGAATCGCTGGGCATGCTGCGTGAACTGGTGGACACCGGGGCCTTCGGCACCAACTTCCAGTCCGTGAAGTTCACCGACGGCGGCTCCCACACCCTGCTCTCCAGCGGCCAGGCAGGCTTCGAACTGATGGGCTCCTGGGAGTACTCCACCATCCAGGACGTCAACCCCGAGTTCGCAGCCAGCGGCCTGGGCTGGAGCGAATTCCCCGAGATCGAGGGCGGCAAGGGAGATCCTGCCAACCTGGTCGGCAACACCAACAACTACTACTCCGTGCTGGCGGACACCCGCTACCCGGAAGCCGCACGGGACTTCCTGAAGCTGATGTACTCGGACGAGTTTGTCCAGGAGCAGATGGCCATCGGCAACCTGCCCACCACCACCAGCACCGAGGGATTCCTGGACCAGGCGACCAACCCGGACTACGCCCGGTTCCAGTTCGGACTGGTAGAGGATGCGCCTAACTTCCAGCTGTCCTGGGACCAGGCCTACCCGCCGGCCGCAACACCCACCATCCACAGTGCTGTTGCCGACTTCTTCGCCGGAAGCATCGACGAAGACGGTTTCATTGAAGCCATGCAGTCGTTGAAGAAATAG